The following coding sequences lie in one Planctomycetota bacterium genomic window:
- the purH gene encoding bifunctional phosphoribosylaminoimidazolecarboxamide formyltransferase/IMP cyclohydrolase: MKIRTALLSVYDKQGIVEFARRLAESGVDILSTGGTAKALRDAGIALTDVSEYTGFPEIMDGRVKTLHPRVHGGILCVRDDREHLAQAEKHKIKLIDLVAVNLYPFREVTARPDVAHEEAIEYIDIGGPALVRAAAKNHKYVTVVTDPADYSRVAEELRRRQGATSEMLRRELAVKAFAHTARYDAAIASYLGGREEFPDLLTLQWEKVADLRYGENPHQRAAVYRSSPRTAPSVAWAEVLGGKELSYNNILDLDSAYELVRELRRPACAIVKHNNPCGAACGATPAEAFRKALEGDPVSAYGGLVAFNAVVDVATAELVATKDTFFEGIVAPQYARSALEALRERTKWGKNLRILETGHEPAKAPPGAVWVRTIRDGALVQTPDDALAGELRPAVGEVTEDQKRDLLFAWTVCKHVRSNAIVLARDEAVVGVGAGQMSRLDSAWIAVRKAGARARGAVAASDAFFPFPDALEALLDAGVTAVIQPGGSIRDDQVLEAARKRGVPMLLTGMRHFRH, from the coding sequence ATGAAGATCCGCACCGCCCTGCTCAGCGTCTACGACAAGCAGGGAATCGTCGAGTTCGCCCGGCGCCTGGCGGAATCGGGCGTCGACATCCTGTCCACGGGCGGGACCGCCAAAGCCCTCCGCGACGCCGGCATCGCCCTGACCGACGTCTCGGAGTACACGGGCTTCCCCGAAATCATGGACGGCCGGGTCAAGACCCTCCATCCCCGCGTTCACGGCGGCATCCTCTGCGTGCGGGACGACCGCGAACACCTGGCGCAGGCCGAAAAACACAAGATCAAACTCATCGATCTCGTCGCCGTGAATCTCTATCCGTTCCGCGAGGTCACGGCCCGGCCCGACGTGGCCCACGAGGAAGCCATCGAGTACATCGACATCGGCGGCCCCGCCCTGGTCCGCGCCGCCGCCAAGAATCACAAGTACGTCACCGTCGTCACCGACCCGGCCGACTATTCCCGCGTGGCCGAGGAGCTCCGCCGCCGCCAGGGCGCCACCAGCGAGATGCTCCGCCGCGAGCTCGCCGTCAAGGCTTTCGCGCACACGGCGCGCTACGACGCCGCGATCGCGTCCTACCTCGGCGGCCGCGAGGAGTTCCCGGACCTTCTCACCCTGCAATGGGAGAAGGTCGCGGACCTGCGTTACGGAGAGAATCCCCACCAGCGCGCCGCCGTCTACCGGTCCAGCCCCCGCACGGCGCCCTCGGTCGCCTGGGCCGAAGTTCTGGGGGGCAAGGAACTTTCGTACAACAACATCCTGGATCTCGACAGCGCCTACGAACTCGTCCGGGAGCTGCGCCGCCCGGCGTGCGCGATCGTCAAGCATAACAACCCCTGCGGCGCCGCCTGCGGGGCCACCCCGGCGGAGGCTTTTCGCAAGGCGCTCGAGGGCGATCCCGTTTCGGCGTACGGGGGACTTGTGGCCTTCAACGCCGTCGTGGACGTCGCGACCGCCGAACTCGTGGCCACGAAGGATACCTTCTTCGAGGGAATCGTGGCCCCGCAGTACGCCCGCTCCGCCCTCGAGGCCCTGCGGGAGCGCACCAAGTGGGGCAAGAACCTGCGAATCCTCGAGACCGGCCATGAGCCCGCCAAGGCCCCGCCCGGGGCGGTCTGGGTCCGCACCATCCGCGACGGAGCGCTGGTTCAGACTCCCGACGACGCTCTGGCCGGAGAGCTGCGCCCCGCCGTGGGAGAAGTGACCGAGGACCAGAAACGGGATCTCCTTTTCGCCTGGACCGTGTGCAAGCACGTCCGCTCCAACGCGATCGTGCTGGCGCGGGACGAGGCGGTCGTGGGCGTGGGGGCGGGACAGATGAGCCGGCTGGATTCCGCCTGGATCGCGGTGCGCAAGGCCGGCGCCCGCGCGCGCGGCGCCGTCGCGGCCAGCGACGCCTTCTTTCCGTTCCCGGACGCCCTCGAGGCGCTCCTGGACGCCGGCGTCACGGCCGTCATCCAGCCGGGCGGCTCCATCCGGGACGACCAGGTTCTCGAGGCGGCCCGCAAGCGGGGAGTGCCGATGCTGCTCACCGGCATGCGGCACTTTCGACACTAG
- a CDS encoding DUF1015 domain-containing protein, translating into MPRIYPFRAVRYDVSRVGDLSKVTTQPYDRIKPDLQEEYYRRHEFNLVRVILRRDEPGRDKYADAAATLEDWLRRGVLVREEKPALYVYHQIYRTAQGVKTRKGLSALVEIDEPGKGKILPHEQTHTGPKVDRLNLLRATRTHTEQVFFLYSDPEKAVNRILDEAARGKPDLEAVDDLGETHRVWRLDDPARIEAVRKILEPKECIIADGHHRYETSWNYKQEMARAGRRGEGPESPDNVLATLVNMDDDLTIFGTHRLVYDARSFDPARLLSEARRHFEIREYPFAGPAEEPGARRELLEDLRIEGASRPCFGAALRGAGAHYLFLVRDVRAAAAQVRQPRSEDWRSLDVNLLHTLLLEGVLGIGPAELAAEKNVEFLRSADEAVEKVLAPGKYQAAFLVNPVRIDQIRRIVRHGERFPQKTTDFYPKLLTGLLLCKLNV; encoded by the coding sequence ATGCCCAGAATCTATCCGTTTAGGGCCGTCCGCTACGACGTTTCGCGGGTCGGCGACCTCTCCAAGGTCACCACGCAGCCGTACGACCGGATCAAGCCGGATCTGCAGGAGGAGTATTATCGCCGGCACGAATTCAACCTCGTCCGCGTCATCCTCCGGCGGGACGAGCCCGGCCGCGACAAGTACGCGGACGCCGCCGCCACCCTCGAGGACTGGCTGCGCCGGGGCGTCCTCGTGCGCGAAGAAAAGCCCGCCCTCTACGTCTACCACCAGATCTACCGGACCGCGCAGGGCGTCAAAACCCGCAAGGGGCTCTCCGCGCTCGTCGAGATCGACGAGCCGGGCAAGGGGAAAATCCTGCCCCACGAGCAGACCCACACGGGGCCCAAAGTGGATCGCCTCAACCTCCTCCGGGCCACCCGCACGCACACGGAACAGGTCTTTTTTCTCTATTCGGATCCCGAAAAAGCCGTCAATCGCATCCTCGACGAGGCGGCGCGCGGGAAACCCGACCTGGAGGCCGTGGACGACCTGGGGGAGACCCATCGCGTCTGGCGCCTGGACGACCCGGCGCGCATCGAGGCGGTCCGGAAGATCCTGGAGCCCAAGGAGTGCATCATCGCCGACGGCCATCATCGCTACGAGACCAGCTGGAACTACAAGCAGGAGATGGCGCGCGCGGGGCGGCGCGGCGAGGGGCCCGAGTCGCCGGACAACGTCTTGGCCACGCTCGTGAACATGGACGACGACCTGACCATCTTCGGCACCCATCGGCTCGTGTACGACGCGCGGTCGTTCGACCCCGCCCGGCTCCTGAGCGAAGCGCGGCGCCACTTCGAGATCCGGGAGTATCCGTTCGCCGGTCCCGCCGAGGAGCCGGGGGCGCGCCGCGAGCTTCTGGAGGATCTTCGGATCGAGGGCGCTTCGCGGCCCTGCTTCGGGGCGGCGCTGCGGGGCGCCGGGGCCCATTACCTCTTCCTCGTCCGGGACGTCCGCGCCGCGGCCGCCCAGGTGCGCCAGCCCCGCAGCGAGGATTGGCGCTCCCTGGATGTCAACCTCCTGCATACCCTGCTTCTGGAGGGGGTTCTGGGCATCGGACCGGCGGAGCTGGCCGCCGAGAAGAACGTGGAATTTCTCCGCAGCGCCGACGAGGCGGTCGAGAAAGTCCTCGCCCCCGGAAAGTATCAGGCGGCTTTCCTCGTCAACCCCGTGCGGATCGACCAGATCCGGCGCATCGTCCGCCACGGGGAGCGTTTTCCTCAGAAGACCACGGATTTCTACCCGAAGCTCCTGACGGGACTGCTTTTGTGCAAGCTGAACGTCTAA
- the bshA gene encoding N-acetyl-alpha-D-glucosaminyl L-malate synthase BshA, giving the protein MKIGILCYPTSGGSGVVAAELGMALAARGHEIHFFSYRPPFRLRPEGDRFRWHEITIPRYPLFEYPSYGMAAACKVAEVPLDVLHVHYAYPHAVSAFLAKEMSGRTLRTVTTLHGTDILLAGQDASFARATRFGLERSDAVTAVSSFLRGKTLAWFGPARPIEVIPDFVDLRRFVPARRRSRTVVHVSNFRAVKRTTDAVRAFYLARRRVEARLILVGKGPEEAEVRALAERLGVLADVSFVGEEADVARRLRGAGALLSTSEFEGFGMAVLEAMACGVPVVATRSGGVEEVAGEGAALLADVGDVEALGEALARVLAEASLARDLGRAGRIRAETLFDRDRIVPRYEALYERVCGAEHAQNLSV; this is encoded by the coding sequence ATGAAGATCGGCATCCTGTGCTATCCGACCTCCGGGGGCAGCGGCGTCGTCGCCGCCGAGCTCGGCATGGCCCTGGCCGCGCGCGGCCACGAGATCCACTTCTTCAGCTACCGCCCTCCGTTCCGCCTGCGGCCCGAAGGGGACCGCTTCCGGTGGCACGAAATCACCATTCCGCGCTACCCGCTTTTCGAGTATCCGTCGTACGGCATGGCCGCCGCCTGCAAGGTCGCCGAGGTGCCGCTCGACGTCCTGCACGTCCATTACGCCTATCCCCACGCGGTGAGCGCCTTCCTCGCGAAGGAAATGTCCGGCCGGACGCTCCGGACCGTGACGACGCTTCACGGCACGGACATTCTCCTGGCCGGCCAGGACGCTTCGTTCGCGCGCGCCACCCGGTTCGGACTGGAGCGCTCGGACGCCGTCACCGCGGTTTCCTCCTTCCTGCGCGGGAAAACGCTCGCCTGGTTCGGTCCGGCGCGGCCCATCGAGGTCATCCCCGACTTCGTGGACCTGCGCCGCTTCGTCCCGGCCCGGCGCCGCTCCCGGACGGTCGTCCACGTCTCCAACTTCCGCGCCGTCAAGCGCACGACCGACGCCGTGCGGGCGTTCTACCTGGCCCGGCGGCGCGTGGAGGCGCGGCTCATCCTGGTGGGCAAGGGACCCGAGGAGGCCGAGGTCCGCGCTCTGGCCGAGCGGCTGGGGGTCCTCGCGGACGTCTCCTTCGTGGGCGAGGAGGCGGACGTCGCGCGGCGGCTGCGCGGGGCGGGAGCGCTCCTTTCGACCAGCGAATTCGAGGGCTTCGGGATGGCGGTGCTCGAGGCCATGGCCTGCGGCGTCCCCGTGGTCGCCACGCGCTCCGGCGGCGTCGAGGAAGTGGCGGGGGAGGGGGCCGCCCTCCTGGCGGACGTGGGAGACGTGGAAGCGCTCGGCGAGGCGCTCGCGCGCGTCCTGGCGGAGGCCTCCCTGGCGCGCGACCTCGGCCGCGCCGGCCGGATCCGCGCGGAAACCCTTTTCGACAGGGATCGCATCGTTCCAAGGTACGAGGCGCTCTACGAGCGCGTCTGTGGAGCCGAACATGCCCAGAATCTATCCGTTTAG
- a CDS encoding alanine--glyoxylate aminotransferase family protein → MHKRLWIPGPVEVHPDVLRACSVPMISHRGKEYQKLHAGVKAKLRTLLGTEKGYVFLFTSSSTGAMEGAVRNFSARRILSCTCGNFSERWHAIALENGKEADAYSVEWGQPNRPEEIDRRLATGKYDCLTLVSNETSTGLFNPLEEIAAVMRKYPDVTFCVDAVSSLAGVPLNPEKLGIDYLLAGTQKAFGLPPGLAVVWCSERAMAKAEKVPNRGHYFDVWQFKKTDEKNETPETPVISLIHALDVQMGRMLAEGLENRWKRHQEMARVCREWANARFKMFPAKGYESVTLSCVENVRKDITVKQLYDKLYERGHVISEGYGKLKERTFRIAHMADTTVEELKGLLALIDEILGVRG, encoded by the coding sequence ATGCATAAGCGACTGTGGATCCCCGGACCCGTGGAAGTGCATCCCGACGTCCTGCGGGCCTGCTCCGTTCCGATGATCTCGCACCGGGGCAAGGAGTACCAGAAGCTCCACGCCGGCGTGAAGGCGAAGCTGCGCACCCTTCTGGGCACGGAGAAGGGGTACGTTTTCCTCTTCACGTCGAGCTCCACCGGCGCCATGGAGGGCGCCGTGCGCAACTTCAGCGCCCGGCGGATCCTCTCCTGCACCTGCGGAAACTTCAGCGAACGCTGGCATGCGATCGCGCTCGAAAACGGCAAGGAGGCGGACGCCTATTCCGTCGAATGGGGCCAGCCCAACCGGCCGGAGGAGATCGACCGGCGCCTGGCCACGGGCAAGTACGACTGCCTGACCCTCGTGTCCAACGAGACCTCGACGGGGCTCTTCAACCCCCTCGAGGAGATCGCCGCGGTGATGCGCAAGTATCCCGACGTCACCTTCTGCGTGGACGCGGTCAGCTCCCTGGCCGGCGTGCCCCTCAATCCGGAAAAGCTCGGCATCGATTACCTCCTGGCCGGCACGCAGAAGGCGTTCGGCCTGCCTCCCGGCCTGGCCGTCGTCTGGTGCAGCGAACGGGCCATGGCCAAGGCGGAGAAGGTTCCGAACCGCGGGCACTACTTCGACGTCTGGCAGTTCAAGAAGACCGACGAGAAGAACGAGACGCCGGAGACGCCGGTGATTTCGCTCATCCACGCGCTCGACGTGCAGATGGGGCGGATGCTCGCCGAGGGGCTGGAGAACCGCTGGAAGCGGCATCAGGAGATGGCGCGCGTCTGCCGCGAATGGGCCAACGCGCGCTTCAAGATGTTCCCCGCCAAGGGCTACGAGTCCGTGACGCTCTCCTGCGTCGAGAACGTCCGCAAGGACATCACCGTCAAGCAGCTCTACGACAAACTCTACGAACGGGGCCACGTGATCTCGGAGGGCTACGGGAAGCTCAAGGAGCGGACCTTCCGGATCGCTCACATGGCCGACACCACGGTGGAAGAACTCAAGGGGCTGCTCGCCCTCATCGACGAGATTCTGGGCGTGCGGGGATGA